In Rahnella sikkimica, one DNA window encodes the following:
- a CDS encoding RNA 2'-phosphotransferase, protein MDNNTLSETSKFLSYILRHKPAAIGLQLDTEGWADINSLIIGAAKEGRILDQAIIQTVVNSSDKKRFTLSEDGQHIRAAQGHSTPDVDLQHIEKKPPEFLYHGTATRFLESILQQGLIAGSRHYVHLSQETQTAIAVGLRYGKPVVLKIESLRMYQQGFTFFRAENDVWLTRHVPNFFIYQD, encoded by the coding sequence ATGGACAACAATACACTCAGCGAAACGAGTAAATTTCTAAGTTATATTTTACGACATAAACCTGCCGCTATAGGATTGCAACTTGATACAGAAGGCTGGGCAGATATCAACTCCTTGATTATCGGCGCGGCGAAAGAAGGTCGCATACTTGATCAGGCGATAATCCAGACAGTTGTAAATAGCAGTGATAAGAAACGTTTTACTCTCTCCGAGGATGGCCAGCATATTCGTGCCGCTCAGGGGCATTCAACTCCAGACGTAGACCTCCAACACATAGAGAAAAAACCACCAGAATTCCTCTACCACGGCACGGCAACACGCTTTCTTGAATCTATTCTTCAGCAAGGATTGATTGCCGGTTCACGTCACTATGTGCATCTTTCGCAGGAGACTCAGACGGCTATCGCCGTTGGGCTACGCTACGGTAAACCAGTAGTTCTGAAGATTGAATCCCTGCGAATGTACCAACAGGGATTCACGTTTTTTCGGGCTGAAAATGATGTATGGTTAACCCGTCATGTCCCCAATTTTTTCATATATCAGGATTAG
- a CDS encoding VENN motif pre-toxin domain-containing protein has protein sequence MSTLAAGLAGGVAGNSSLAAGAQAGKVAVENNSLALGGTPVQRIGMNHQVLLSSVILSQQIVGRRLGPRMAERTTII, from the coding sequence CTGAGCACGCTGGCCGCCGGGCTAGCGGGGGGCGTAGCCGGGAATTCCTCGCTTGCTGCGGGGGCGCAGGCCGGGAAGGTGGCTGTTGAGAATAATTCGCTGGCATTAGGCGGCACTCCAGTACAGCGGATTGGGATGAACCATCAGGTACTGTTGTCATCCGTAATCCTAAGTCAGCAGATAGTGGGACGGCGTTTAGGCCCACGAATGGCAGAGCGTACTACGATAATTTAG
- a CDS encoding contact-dependent growth inhibition system immunity protein: MITFRKLIGNINILKEPSQQSPLEIWFESIIDLPIEELAVEDLCRAIRQKLCVDKLMPRVLDVLTEDPLAGEYYDGELIASLSTIKEEDLKDQLISFAQIKHLINQLDFSNINDDLRKDILKINKIGA; the protein is encoded by the coding sequence ATGATTACCTTCCGTAAATTAATAGGAAACATCAACATATTGAAGGAACCGAGCCAACAATCTCCGCTTGAAATATGGTTTGAAAGTATTATCGACCTACCAATAGAAGAGTTGGCAGTAGAAGATCTTTGTCGTGCCATCCGACAAAAGTTGTGTGTTGATAAGTTGATGCCGAGAGTGCTGGATGTTCTTACAGAGGATCCGTTGGCTGGAGAATATTATGATGGTGAACTCATAGCTTCGCTATCGACGATAAAAGAAGAAGATTTGAAAGATCAGCTAATTAGCTTTGCACAAATAAAGCACCTTATAAATCAGCTAGATTTCTCAAATATTAACGATGATTTAAGAAAAGATATATTAAAAATCAATAAAATAGGAGCATAA
- a CDS encoding VENN motif pre-toxin domain-containing protein, translated as MNADGSTNVAANAMAHAVWGAVAAQMSGGNAAAGAAGAFSGELAARYIAEYYYHAATQADIDKLTQRDRQEISLLSTLAAGVAGATAGNNLSSATTGAQAGKNAVENNMFGLHHEETEQEKEWLGEYDADHPVHPVRITPPDMMGVGISGSSIKIISVDKGKYPESAQHIEDAQNAGQPTVLTIDRGGASMRRKESLKDTPTVPGLDRDEYPPAMFEQGGGGASVRPINPSNNRGAGACIGAQCRNLPDGTSVIIKTK; from the coding sequence ATGAACGCAGATGGGTCGACCAATGTTGCCGCAAATGCGATGGCCCACGCAGTATGGGGTGCCGTGGCCGCACAAATGTCCGGAGGCAACGCCGCTGCGGGCGCAGCCGGGGCGTTCAGTGGAGAACTGGCAGCACGATACATTGCAGAATATTACTACCATGCGGCCACTCAGGCGGATATCGATAAACTCACGCAAAGAGATCGGCAGGAAATAAGCTTACTGAGTACGCTTGCTGCGGGTGTTGCCGGGGCTACAGCGGGCAATAATCTGTCTTCAGCAACCACGGGGGCGCAGGCGGGTAAGAATGCGGTTGAGAATAATATGTTTGGTTTGCATCATGAGGAAACGGAACAGGAAAAAGAATGGTTGGGTGAGTATGATGCGGATCATCCGGTTCATCCTGTAAGAATTACACCTCCTGATATGATGGGGGTTGGTATCAGTGGCTCTTCTATTAAGATAATATCTGTTGATAAAGGTAAGTATCCTGAATCAGCTCAGCATATTGAAGATGCACAGAATGCAGGACAACCTACAGTACTGACAATTGATCGCGGTGGAGCCTCTATGAGGAGGAAAGAATCTTTAAAAGATACCCCTACGGTACCTGGATTAGATAGGGATGAGTATCCTCCAGCTATGTTCGAACAAGGGGGAGGAGGTGCTTCAGTGCGACCAATTAATCCTTCTAATAACCGGGGGGCTGGAGCCTGCATTGGTGCACAATGCCGAAATTTACCTGATGGTACATCTGTGATTATAAAGACAAAGTGA
- a CDS encoding SMI1/KNR4 family protein codes for MLSAKQKLLSICSGDLSSIKGNKDLLPASESPLFAELIDFLEDKNGAYAFESALHIYPYETVEDDIGLAEWNDRALWIDSYDGMADGSIYFAEDIFGNQFCIKDDGIYTFDPEIGEFDKLAGNINEWCGMILKNYNFLTGYSIAHSWQKEKGQIPVGYRLVPKIPFVAGGVYEIENLYLEKSYIAMKTRANLARQIKDVPDGGSIQFNL; via the coding sequence ATGCTATCCGCAAAGCAAAAACTTTTATCCATTTGCAGTGGTGATTTATCCTCAATTAAGGGGAATAAGGATTTGTTGCCAGCCAGTGAATCACCTTTATTTGCTGAGTTAATTGACTTCCTGGAGGATAAGAATGGAGCTTATGCATTTGAGTCAGCACTACATATCTACCCTTATGAGACTGTTGAAGATGATATAGGTTTAGCAGAATGGAATGACCGTGCATTGTGGATAGATTCATATGATGGCATGGCCGACGGTTCAATATATTTTGCTGAAGATATATTTGGTAATCAGTTTTGTATTAAAGATGACGGGATATATACCTTCGACCCTGAAATCGGTGAGTTTGACAAGCTTGCCGGAAATATAAATGAATGGTGCGGAATGATTTTGAAAAATTATAATTTCTTAACTGGCTATTCAATAGCTCATTCTTGGCAAAAAGAAAAAGGGCAAATCCCTGTGGGATATCGACTTGTCCCAAAAATCCCATTTGTTGCAGGAGGAGTGTATGAGATTGAGAATCTTTATCTTGAAAAATCATATATTGCTATGAAAACAAGAGCTAACCTTGCCAGGCAGATAAAGGATGTGCCTGATGGAGGGAGTATTCAATTCAATTTGTAA
- a CDS encoding hemagglutinin repeat-containing protein, producing the protein MLAPKLYLSANDTHAVTGSVISGNTVNLDAGHIVNAGSTLQAQTQLAAKSSSSLDNLNAGLIASNGSLQLSALGDINNIGSSIAGQTVALASVSGDINNVTQAQQWVAAPTTSKNKTSQLTFSDTQTGDVASISATGGLALTAGNSINNTGAKLSAGSDLQLVALNDINITGNALSTSKSTAKTSAQTTGSQASEVSAGGSMSASAGNNLTVAGSAVTAKGDTTLAAVNDINLDAMDKSSHQTSGKNKADDNNATRTVVSSGGDLTFSAGRDLNSQAAQLTADLNASLSAGRDVNLNAQQTSTYSETHGNKSVSIRENVGQEGTAVVSGGSTTIAAGRDITTQAAQVQATGDLALNAGRDVNITTAQESQYSYDEQTKTKKHLFSSTTTHTVKEDYSTTEKASQLSGDRVSIVAGQDLTVKGSSVVGDGDVTLKAGNNVDIVAATDTSSSYRLSETKKSGLMGTGGFGVTIGSAQSRHQLNEDGATQSQSVSTIGSTGGNANIVAGEKAHISGADVIADKNLNVVAGEIVVDPGNNLLRRKESYEQKKSGLTLSVSSPVTDAILAANSTLKRSGEVSDERLKTLYAVQAADNAWIAVAGASSMATDVAQGNLNAVKVEISVGSSKSSSESSSTQNQVRGSTLSAGGNTTLVATGNKGTSGDLHISGSGVTGNNVTLVAKNDLLLDAASNNTEQTSKNNSSGWNVGVHISLGQETGIGVSASGYQSKGTADGKSTEYVNSRVSASDALSLSSGRDTVISGAQVLGEKITAEVGRDLTISSLQDTDEYHSQQKSVSGGASFTFGSMTGSASLSINKSKTDSDYASVGEQSGLFAGDKGFDITVGNHTQLDGAVIASTATADKNLLDTGSLGWSNINNEAQYSASSQGLAAGFSSEKNDKGERANGGGVVPVIGVKSSGDASGTTQSAIAAGSIVIRDGAKQTQDIAGLSRDTDNANGHIDKIFDEKKIAEQQELAAVFGQMANSAAGNLGEAMGWGPDSPEKAAIHGVIGAIQASFGGGNALAGGLAGMSSEAFSQMVDTYLSNNTQLDRNERGAITQWAATLSGSAIGGIIGGTTGAQSGAAISLDAERYNRQLHPDEVARIQQLSGGDKDKEARLKAAACALVKCSAEFAEGSPDYVKALALEQLGNSDAYAAERAQLSSQSGSQLIYAMGSNASASLPMFGYSVSDQTGDALSHYGVGTRLSGLTQFTAGELQAVSGAAICTTSAGVACLAGSYLAASGLDTANAGFNTFLSGVNQKTSGAYLLEGLGVSPEYSESIYGFSQMGALGLGVWNGFRVESTAATGTVPGTSEILSTPPGQRPDPAAYMTPEYISQHLALFDEGATKFMKETNFNKYGIGQIDGTSFVLSKTEADMLMKYANGDAAKLEQSLGLPSGFFSTGNVVRVDIPKPGDFNLRIPSGNEAGVNEFWVPGGILPNNNAEAVIDAGSILPSDYTVSPVKFR; encoded by the coding sequence GTGCTTGCGCCAAAACTCTATCTCTCGGCTAACGATACTCATGCGGTGACCGGCAGCGTGATTTCCGGGAATACCGTCAATCTCGACGCGGGTCATATCGTCAACGCCGGCAGCACGCTTCAGGCACAAACGCAGCTGGCGGCGAAAAGCAGCAGCTCACTGGATAACCTGAACGCGGGGCTGATTGCATCCAACGGCAGCCTGCAACTGAGCGCGCTGGGGGATATCAATAACATCGGTTCCTCGATTGCCGGACAAACTGTCGCCCTGGCTTCGGTCAGCGGCGACATCAATAACGTCACGCAGGCGCAGCAGTGGGTTGCCGCGCCGACGACCAGTAAAAATAAAACCTCACAGCTGACGTTCAGTGATACCCAGACCGGTGATGTCGCCAGCATTTCGGCCACCGGCGGGCTTGCCCTGACGGCGGGCAATAGCATCAACAACACCGGCGCAAAACTCAGCGCCGGGAGCGATTTGCAGCTGGTCGCACTCAACGATATCAACATCACCGGCAATGCGCTGAGCACCAGCAAATCGACGGCGAAAACGAGCGCACAGACCACCGGCAGCCAGGCCAGCGAAGTCAGCGCGGGCGGCAGTATGTCGGCCAGCGCGGGTAACAACCTGACGGTCGCAGGCAGTGCCGTGACAGCTAAAGGTGACACCACGCTGGCGGCGGTGAATGACATCAATCTCGACGCGATGGACAAAAGCAGCCATCAGACCAGCGGTAAAAATAAAGCAGACGATAACAACGCCACCCGCACGGTGGTGAGCAGCGGCGGTGACCTGACGTTCAGCGCAGGCCGTGACCTCAACTCGCAGGCGGCGCAGCTGACCGCCGACCTTAACGCCTCACTCAGCGCGGGTCGCGACGTCAACCTGAACGCCCAGCAGACCAGCACCTACAGCGAAACCCACGGCAATAAAAGCGTAAGTATCCGTGAAAATGTCGGGCAGGAAGGGACGGCAGTGGTGAGCGGCGGGAGTACGACCATTGCCGCCGGACGTGACATTACGACACAAGCTGCGCAAGTCCAGGCCACCGGTGACCTGGCCCTGAACGCCGGTCGCGACGTCAATATCACCACCGCCCAGGAAAGCCAGTACAGCTACGACGAACAGACCAAAACCAAGAAACATCTCTTCTCCAGCACCACCACGCACACCGTCAAAGAGGATTATTCCACCACGGAAAAAGCCTCGCAGCTCAGTGGCGACAGGGTATCCATTGTTGCCGGTCAGGACCTGACGGTTAAAGGCTCGTCGGTGGTCGGTGACGGGGATGTGACGCTTAAAGCGGGGAACAATGTCGATATCGTTGCCGCCACTGATACCAGTTCCAGTTATCGCCTGAGTGAGACTAAAAAGAGCGGGCTGATGGGCACGGGAGGCTTTGGTGTCACCATCGGCAGCGCACAATCGCGACATCAACTCAATGAAGATGGTGCCACTCAGAGTCAGAGTGTAAGCACTATTGGTTCAACCGGCGGTAACGCAAATATTGTCGCGGGTGAAAAAGCACATATCAGCGGCGCGGATGTGATTGCCGATAAAAATCTCAATGTTGTCGCGGGTGAAATAGTGGTTGACCCCGGTAACAATTTATTGAGACGTAAAGAGAGTTACGAGCAGAAAAAGAGCGGTCTGACATTGTCAGTGTCCAGCCCGGTGACCGATGCCATTCTAGCAGCGAACAGCACACTGAAACGGAGTGGGGAGGTCAGCGACGAACGGCTGAAAACGCTTTATGCAGTGCAGGCGGCAGATAATGCCTGGATAGCTGTCGCGGGTGCCTCTTCCATGGCGACGGATGTAGCCCAGGGCAATCTGAACGCCGTTAAGGTGGAAATAAGCGTAGGTTCGAGTAAAAGCTCATCTGAATCCAGTTCCACACAAAATCAGGTACGCGGCAGCACCCTCAGCGCAGGCGGGAATACAACGCTGGTGGCAACAGGTAATAAAGGTACCAGCGGTGATCTTCATATCAGCGGCAGTGGTGTCACAGGCAATAATGTCACCCTTGTGGCGAAGAATGACCTGCTGCTGGATGCCGCATCTAACAATACCGAGCAAACCAGTAAGAATAACAGCAGCGGCTGGAACGTCGGTGTGCATATATCGCTGGGTCAGGAGACAGGAATTGGTGTCTCAGCCAGTGGCTACCAATCAAAAGGAACGGCTGACGGTAAGAGTACCGAGTATGTTAATTCCCGTGTCAGCGCCAGTGACGCGCTTAGCCTCAGCAGCGGGCGGGATACGGTTATCTCCGGTGCGCAGGTATTGGGTGAAAAAATCACAGCTGAGGTAGGACGCGACCTTACGATTAGCAGCCTGCAGGATACTGACGAGTACCACAGCCAGCAGAAAAGTGTGAGTGGTGGCGCTAGTTTCACTTTCGGGTCAATGACCGGTTCGGCCTCATTAAGCATTAATAAAAGCAAAACCGACAGCGACTATGCCAGTGTCGGTGAGCAAAGCGGGCTATTTGCCGGCGATAAAGGGTTTGATATTACAGTCGGCAACCATACTCAGCTGGATGGTGCAGTCATAGCCAGTACCGCGACGGCAGATAAGAACTTGCTTGATACCGGTTCGTTGGGCTGGAGCAACATTAATAATGAAGCGCAGTACAGCGCCAGTAGCCAAGGTCTTGCCGCGGGTTTCTCGTCGGAAAAAAATGATAAAGGCGAGCGGGCTAACGGCGGGGGTGTTGTCCCTGTTATTGGTGTGAAGAGTAGCGGTGACGCTTCAGGTACAACACAATCGGCCATTGCTGCGGGCAGTATCGTGATCCGAGATGGCGCGAAGCAGACGCAGGATATTGCAGGTTTAAGCCGTGATACCGACAACGCTAATGGTCATATCGATAAAATTTTTGATGAGAAGAAAATTGCCGAGCAACAGGAACTCGCGGCGGTATTCGGGCAGATGGCGAACTCGGCCGCCGGTAATCTTGGTGAGGCAATGGGTTGGGGGCCGGATAGCCCCGAAAAAGCCGCTATTCACGGTGTGATAGGGGCAATCCAGGCAAGTTTCGGTGGCGGTAATGCGCTGGCAGGCGGGCTGGCCGGGATGAGCAGCGAAGCGTTTAGTCAGATGGTCGATACTTATCTGAGCAACAACACGCAACTGGACCGCAATGAAAGAGGGGCCATCACCCAGTGGGCCGCCACGTTAAGTGGTAGTGCAATTGGCGGAATTATTGGCGGAACAACCGGTGCACAATCTGGCGCAGCCATCTCACTGGATGCGGAACGTTATAACCGGCAATTGCACCCTGATGAAGTGGCCCGAATCCAGCAATTGTCCGGAGGGGATAAAGACAAAGAAGCGCGTCTGAAAGCAGCGGCCTGTGCGCTGGTGAAATGTTCTGCTGAGTTTGCGGAAGGTTCTCCGGATTATGTGAAAGCGCTGGCGCTGGAGCAGTTAGGTAACAGCGATGCGTATGCAGCAGAACGTGCGCAACTGTCATCTCAGAGCGGCAGCCAACTGATTTATGCCATGGGCAGTAATGCCAGTGCCAGTCTGCCAATGTTCGGGTATTCGGTCAGCGATCAAACCGGTGATGCGCTGTCTCACTATGGTGTGGGGACACGTTTAAGTGGTTTGACGCAATTTACCGCAGGAGAACTCCAGGCGGTAAGTGGCGCGGCAATATGCACTACCAGCGCGGGTGTAGCTTGTCTGGCAGGCAGTTATCTGGCAGCCTCAGGGCTGGATACGGCGAATGCAGGTTTTAATACCTTCTTGTCTGGTGTCAACCAAAAAACCAGCGGTGCGTATTTGCTGGAAGGGTTGGGAGTCTCTCCAGAGTACTCAGAATCAATCTACGGGTTTTCCCAAATGGGGGCACTAGGTCTTGGTGTGTGGAATGGATTTCGGGTGGAATCTACTGCCGCGACAGGGACTGTGCCCGGTACTAGCGAAATATTGTCCACCCCACCAGGGCAAAGACCTGATCCGGCTGCGTATATGACCCCGGAATATATTTCTCAGCATTTGGCATTGTTCGATGAGGGAGCGACGAAGTTCATGAAGGAAACTAACTTTAATAAGTATGGCATTGGTCAAATTGATGGCACGTCCTTCGTTTTGTCTAAAACAGAAGCTGATATGTTAATGAAGTATGCAAATGGAGATGCAGCGAAACTGGAGCAATCATTAGGTTTACCTTCCGGCTTCTTTTCTACAGGTAATGTTGTACGTGTTGACATCCCTAAACCTGGTGATTTTAATCTACGGATTCCTTCTGGAAATGAGGCCGGTGTGAATGAATTTTGGGTACCGGGAGGGATACTACCAAACAATAACGCCGAAGCAGTGATTGATGCGGGGAGTATATTACCCAGTGATTACACGGTTTCTCCTGTTAAATTTAGATGA